From Marmota flaviventris isolate mMarFla1 chromosome X, mMarFla1.hap1, whole genome shotgun sequence, the proteins below share one genomic window:
- the LOC114079520 gene encoding zinc finger X-linked protein ZXDB-like, producing MEIPRLLPARGTRQGSGGYCPAGGGGVHRGPDPPAGQAPARRLLLLRGAQDGGPVPRSEEARRASRGRGPGPSPSPLAPRPNHPSGGGDDFFLVLLDPVGGDVETSGTDQAEGPVWREEAEAGLGPQGDESGANPAGRPALGPRCLSAAPGPAPVPVPVPVPVPIPIPIPAPASGPGHGAAFAGTITIHNQDLLLRFENGVLTLTTPPLPAWEPGVAPFPQPGGLIAPPPAGFPHTAQLGDCPELPPELLLAEPAEPAPAPAPEEEAEGRAAAQSPRGPLGPAPGVVLYLCPEAQCGQTFAKKHQLKVHLLTHSSSQGQRPFKCPLGGCGWTFTTSYKLKRHLQSHDKLRPFGCPVEGCGKSFTTVYNLKAHMKGHEQENSFKCEVCEESFPTQAKLSAHQRSHFEPERPYQCAFSGCKKTFITVSALFSHNRAHFREQELFACSFPGCSKQYDKACRLKIHLRSHTGERPFLCDFEGCGWNFTSMSKLLRHKRKHDDDRRFTCPVEGCGKSFTRAEHLKGHSITHLGTKPFVCPVEGCCARFSARSSLYIHSKKHLQDVETWKSRCPVSTCNKLFTSKHSMKTHMAKRHNLGQDLLAQLEAANSLTPSSELTSQGQNDLSDAEIVSFFSDVPGKSSAAVLDTALVNSGILTIDVASVSSTLAGNLPANNNNSLGQAVDPRALMATSDLPQSLDTSLFFGTTAAAFQQGPLDMDDVSSVSVGPLGSLGSLAMKNSSPEPQTLTPSNKLTVDTEALTPSSTLCENSVSELLTPTKADWNVHPDSDFFGQEEETQFGFPNPAGNHGSQKETDLITVTGSPFLV from the coding sequence ATGGAAATCCCGAGGCTGCTCCCGGCTCGCGGGACAAGACAGGGCAGCGGCGGTTATTGccccgcgggcggcggcggggtCCACCGAGGCCCTGACCCGCCGGCTGGTCAGGCCCCCGCGCGGCGCCTTCTACTGCTCCGGGGGGCCCAAGATGGCGGGCCCGTGCCGCGGAGCGAGGAGGCCCGCAGGGCCTCACGGGGCCGGGGCCCGGGCCCAAGCCCGAGCCCGTTGGCGCCGCGGCCGAATCACCCGAGCGGCGGCGGCGACGACTTCTTCCTGGTGCTGCTTGACCCGGTGGGTGGCGACGTGGAGACTTCGGGCACCGATCAGGCCGAAGGGCCCGTGTGGAGGGAGGAGGCCGAAGCGGGCCTGGGGCCCCAGGGGGACGAGAGCGGCGCGAACCCTGCGGGCCGCCCTGCGCTGGGCCCCCGCTGCCTGTCCGCGGCCCCGGGCCCGGCCCCGGTTCCGGTCCCGGTCCCCGTCCCGGTCCCGATCCCGATCCCGATCCCGGCTCCAGCCTCAGGCCCGGGCCACGGGGCGGCCTTCGCAGGCACCATCACTATCCATAACCAGGACCTGCTGTTGCGTTTTGAGAACGGCGTCCTCACCCTGACCACGCCCCCGCTGCCGGCCTGGGAGCCGGGGGTCGCGCCTTTCCCGCAGCCTGGGGGTCTAATTGCCCCTCCGCCAGCCGGGTTCCCGCACACCGCGCAGTTGGGTGACTGCCCAGAGCTGCCGCCCGAGCTCCTGCTGGCCGAGCCGGCGGAACCTGCACCGGCCCCGGCTCctgaggaggaggctgagggccGGGCCGCCGCCCAGAGCCCTCGCGGGCCGCTGGGCCCGGCCCCAGGCGTGGTGCTGTACCTGTGCCCCGAGGCGCAGTGCGGACAAACCTTCGCCAAGAAACACCAGCTGAAGGTGCACCTGCTGACgcacagcagcagccagggtcaGAGGCCCTTCAAGTGCCCCCTGGGCGGCTGCGGCTGGACCTTCACCACATCTTACAAGCTCAAGAGGCACCTGCAGTCGCATGACAAACTAAGGCCTTTCGGCTGCCCGGTGGAGGGCTGTGGCAAGAGCTTCACCACTGTGTACAACCTCAAAGCACACATGAAGGGCCATGAGCAGGAGAACTCCTTCAAATGTGAGGTGTGCGAGGAGAGCTTCCCCACGCAGGCTAAGCTCAGTGCCCACCAGCGCAGCCACTTCGAGCCAGAGAGGCCCTACCAGTGTGCGTTTTCCGGCTGCAAGAAGACGTTTATTACCGTGAGTGCCCTGTTTTCCCATAACCGCGCCCATTTCAGGGAACAGGAACTCTTTGCCTGCTCTTTCCCTGGCTGCAGTAAACAGTATGACAAGGCTTGTAGGCTGAAAATTCACCTGCGGAGCCACACAGGCGAGAGACCTTTCCTTTGTGACTTTGAGGGCTGTGGCTGGAATTTCACCAGCATGTCCAAACTCTTAAGGCACAAAAGGAAGCACGATGATGACCGGAGGTTCACGTGCCCTGTAGAAGGCTGTGGGAAATCTTTCACAAGAGCCGAGCATCTGAAAGGCCACAGCATAACCCACCTGGGCACAAAACCTTTCGTGTGTCCTGTGGAAGGCTGCTGTGCCAGGTTTTCTGCTCGTAGTAGTCTCTACATTCACTCCAAGAAACACCTGCAGGATGTGGAGACTTGGAAGAGTCGCTGCCCCGTCTCCACCTGTAATAAACTCTTCACATCCAAGCACAGCATGAAGACCCACATGGCCAAAAGGCACAACCTTGGCCAGGATCTCTTAGCTCAGCTCGAAGCTGCAAATTCTCTCACGCCCAGCAGTGAGCTTACCAGCCAGGGACAGAATGATCTCAGCGATGCAGAGATAGTGTCTTTCTTCTCTGATGTGCCTGGCAAGAGTTCTGCTGCAGTGCTGGACACCGCATTGGTCAATTCTGGAATCCTGACTATTGATGTGGCTTCTGTGAGCTCCACTCTGGCAGGGAATCTGCCTGCCAACAATAATAATTCTCTAGGGCAGGCTGTGGACCCTCGGGCCTTGATGGCCACCAGTGACCTTCCTCAGAGCCTGGAtacctctctcttttttggaACGACAGCTGCTGCTTTTCAGCAGGGCCCCTTAGATATGGATGATGTCTCCAGTGTAAGCGTCGGGCCACTGGGGTCTCTGGGTTCTTTGGCAATGAAAAACTCGAGTCCAGAGCCCCAAACTTTGACACCCAGCAATAAGTTAACAGTGGACACAGAAGCTCTGACTCCTTCGAGCACCCTTTGTGAAAACAGTGTTTCAGAACTACTGACACCAACCAAAGCGGATTGGAATGTACATCCTGACTCTGACTTCTTTGGACAGGAGGAAGAAACCCAGTTTGGATTCCCTAATCCAGCAGGAAACCATGGTTCTCAGAAAGAAACAGATCTTATCACAGTGACTGGCAGCCCATTTTTGGTATGA